A single Phragmites australis chromosome 4, lpPhrAust1.1, whole genome shotgun sequence DNA region contains:
- the LOC133915354 gene encoding cytochrome c oxidase subunit 6a, mitochondrial-like, producing the protein MASAAARSGLRSLAARAKPAAPARRRMSSSVHDDAHETAKWEKITYAGIVTCTLLAAYNLSKGHPHFDEPPAYPYLHIRNKEFPWGPDGLFENKDHH; encoded by the exons ATggcttcggcggcggcgagatCCGGGCTCCGGTCGCTGGCGGCGCGCGCCAAGCCCGCCGCGCCGGCGAGGCGCCGGATGTCCTCCTCCGTCCACGACGACGCCC ATGAGACTGCCAAGTGGGAGAAGATCACCTACGCCGGGATCGTGACCTGCACCCTCCTGGCGGCGTACAACCTCTCCAAGGGCCACCCCCACTTTGATGAGCCGCCG GCTTACCCCTATCTGCACATCCGCAACAAGGAGTTCCCCTGGG GTCCTGATGGCCTGTTTGAGAACAAGGACCACCATTGA
- the LOC133914032 gene encoding acidic leucine-rich nuclear phosphoprotein 32-related protein 1-like — MLRQSSSRNHRSKKLRPRHSFQLFLLVAVGIWLVYRLSHYYSRRRAVVVETDGNNGMGDGEPARRRLGRKGFVDFAGVASEDDIVGVRGGSDAGSEDVERGGASSDDPLNKAGDHEEGDGDEQDQEADGDDGVEDADDGLAADEEEDGRDFQSQNGNSEEELMKTMNGEKLTELTNGIAMALGDSALKNTSVDVSLHGRGRTGNVPKKSLVHDFAVRAPEANNEKPANNASADANCMINQNGTAGSVPGHGISS, encoded by the exons ATGCTGAGACAGTCATCCAGTAGGAACCACAGGAGCAAGAAGCTCAGGCCAAGGCACAGTTTCCAGCTCTTCCTGCTAGTCGCCGTCGGCATCTGGCTCGTGTACCGGCTGTCGCATTATTACAGCAGGCGACGGGCGGTGGTTGTGGAGACCGACGGCAACAACGGCATGGGGGACGGCGAGCCGGCACGGCGCCGGCTCGGCAGGAAGGGCTTCGTCGACTTCGCAGGCGTTGCGTCTGAGGATGACATCGTCGGGGTCAGAGGTGGGAGCGACGCTGGAAGCGAAGACGTTGAACGGGGCGGCGCCTCGTCTGATGATCCTTTGAACAAAGCTGGAGACCACGAAGAGGGTGACGGCGACGAGCAGGACCAAGAGGCTGACGGAGATGATGGCGTTGAAGATGCGGACGACGGACTTGCTGCTGACGAAGAGGAGGATGGCAGAGATTTCCAGTCCCAAAATGGCAACAGTGAGGAAGAACTGATGAAGACcatgaacggcgaaaaactgactGAGCTAACGA ATGGCATTGCAATGGCTCTCGGTGATTCTGCTCTGAAGAATACATCTGTGGACGTGTCGTTGCATGGCAGAGGAAGAACTGGCAATGTTCCTAAGAAATCGCTGGTTCACGATTTCGCCGTAAGGGCACCTGAAGCAAATAATGAGAAGCCTGCCAACAATGCGTCCGCTGATGCGAACTGTATGATCAACCAGAATGGAACTGCAGGCTCTGTTCCAGGGCATGGCATCTCGAGCTGA